In one Hymenobacter sp. DG25B genomic region, the following are encoded:
- a CDS encoding glycosyltransferase family 9 protein: protein MKILVLRFSSIGDIVLTTPVVRAIKQQVPGAEVHFATKPGYRSLLEANPYVDKAHYLTGSLRELVQELRAEQFDFIVDLHNNLRTSLIKLQLGVKSAAFDKLNWRKWLLVNLKINTLPEVHIVDRYLVAAAPLGVRNDGQGLDYFIPAAAEVSLATLPAAFQQGYVAFAIGAQHATKRLPVERIIELCALLHQPVVLLGGPEDAANGKLIEAHFSSRTAEKTQPQILNACGQYSLNQSASLVRQAQFVISHDTGLMHIAAAFQKEVYSVWGNTVPAFGMYPYRTKYHVLEVPGLECRPCSKIGYEKCPRGHFKCMRDIRFEPFFPPAPGTPVPVSDARLG from the coding sequence ATGAAAATTCTGGTGCTGCGCTTTTCTTCCATTGGTGATATTGTGCTGACTACGCCCGTAGTGCGGGCTATAAAGCAGCAGGTGCCCGGGGCTGAAGTGCACTTTGCTACCAAGCCCGGCTATCGTAGCCTGCTGGAGGCCAACCCCTACGTGGATAAGGCGCACTACCTCACCGGCTCCCTGCGGGAACTGGTGCAGGAGCTGCGCGCCGAGCAGTTTGATTTCATCGTGGATCTGCACAATAACCTGCGCACCAGCCTGATTAAGCTGCAGCTGGGCGTAAAATCGGCAGCGTTCGATAAGCTGAACTGGCGCAAATGGCTGCTGGTCAATCTGAAAATCAACACGCTGCCGGAAGTACACATCGTGGACCGCTACCTGGTGGCAGCCGCGCCGCTGGGGGTGCGGAACGATGGGCAGGGACTGGACTATTTTATTCCCGCCGCGGCCGAGGTAAGTCTGGCTACGCTGCCTGCCGCTTTTCAGCAGGGTTATGTGGCCTTCGCTATTGGGGCCCAGCACGCCACCAAGCGCCTGCCGGTAGAGCGGATTATAGAGCTGTGTGCGTTGCTGCACCAGCCGGTAGTGCTGCTGGGCGGGCCGGAAGATGCCGCCAACGGGAAGCTGATAGAAGCACATTTTTCAAGCCGTACCGCAGAGAAAACGCAGCCCCAAATTCTGAACGCCTGCGGCCAGTATTCGCTGAACCAATCGGCCTCGCTGGTGCGGCAGGCACAGTTTGTTATCAGCCACGATACCGGGCTGATGCACATTGCCGCGGCGTTTCAGAAGGAGGTTTACAGCGTATGGGGCAACACGGTGCCGGCCTTCGGGATGTATCCGTACCGCACTAAGTATCATGTATTGGAGGTGCCAGGGCTGGAGTGCCGTCCGTGTTCTAAAATAGGGTACGAAAAATGTCCGCGCGGTCATTTCAAATGCATGCGTGATATCCGTTTTGAGCCGTTCTTTCCGCCGGCTCCGGGCACACCGGTGCCGGTGTCTGACGCACGGTTGGGGTAG
- the polX gene encoding DNA polymerase/3'-5' exonuclease PolX — MDNRALIRAFRLAAQLMELHDENPFKIRAYEGTATALEQLSFPVADVERTGLPDRTGLSKTAAARVAEMLDTGSFEELTRLLSITPPGVVELLKVKGIGPKKIRALWRELGIESPQQLREAAERDEVSKLKGFGKKTQETILAALEFTQQSQGKLLYPQAEQLAEELAAQLRTALHTEQVAVAGEVRRRLEIVENVQLIAATDKPWKAHQVLDKLEGLVPDPARSGPFAWRGTTAASGVGVEVLFTTKEEFTKELFLHSASEAHLSEALAGTAPGQPASLRQLVNKERFYQEAAVYEKAGLQYVEPEMREGLGELALAKEHKLPKLLEETDLRGSLHNHSTYSDGAHSLREMATFLRDKGYEYLGICDHSQAAHYANGLSPERVRQQHKEIDQLNQELAPFRIFKGIESDILSDGALDYPPTVLNTFDFIVASVHSNLRMDEQKATTRLLRAIENPYTTMLGHPTGRLLLRREGYPINHKAVIDACAAHGVIIEINSNPWRLDLDWRWVHYALEKGVQLSINPDAHHTDGYADMRYGVMMGRKGGLTKEMTFNAKSAEEVAAYFAQRKAGIKAPLEFKDSLFG; from the coding sequence GTGGATAACCGTGCTCTTATTCGTGCCTTCCGGCTGGCCGCCCAGCTCATGGAACTGCACGATGAAAACCCCTTCAAGATTCGTGCTTACGAAGGCACGGCTACCGCGCTGGAGCAGCTCAGCTTTCCGGTAGCCGACGTAGAGCGCACGGGCCTGCCCGACCGCACCGGCCTCTCGAAAACCGCCGCCGCCCGCGTGGCCGAAATGCTGGATACCGGCTCGTTTGAGGAGCTCACGCGCCTGCTCAGCATCACGCCCCCCGGCGTGGTAGAGCTGCTGAAGGTGAAAGGCATCGGCCCCAAAAAGATCCGGGCCCTGTGGCGAGAGCTGGGCATTGAAAGCCCCCAGCAGCTGCGCGAGGCTGCCGAGCGCGACGAGGTAAGCAAGCTCAAGGGCTTCGGCAAGAAAACCCAGGAAACCATTCTGGCCGCGCTGGAATTTACCCAGCAAAGCCAGGGTAAGCTGCTGTATCCCCAGGCCGAGCAGCTGGCTGAGGAACTGGCCGCGCAGCTCCGCACCGCCCTGCATACGGAGCAGGTAGCCGTGGCCGGAGAAGTGCGCCGCCGGCTGGAAATAGTAGAAAATGTGCAGCTGATAGCCGCTACTGATAAGCCCTGGAAAGCGCACCAGGTGCTCGATAAGCTGGAAGGCCTGGTGCCGGATCCAGCCCGCTCGGGTCCGTTTGCGTGGCGCGGCACCACGGCCGCTTCCGGAGTAGGGGTAGAGGTGCTGTTTACTACCAAAGAAGAATTTACAAAGGAGCTTTTTCTGCATTCCGCCAGCGAAGCGCACTTATCCGAAGCCTTAGCCGGCACGGCGCCCGGGCAGCCCGCCTCGTTGCGGCAGCTGGTGAATAAGGAGCGGTTTTATCAGGAAGCCGCCGTCTATGAAAAAGCCGGTCTGCAGTATGTGGAGCCCGAAATGCGGGAAGGCCTGGGCGAGCTGGCCCTGGCCAAAGAGCACAAGCTGCCCAAACTCCTGGAGGAAACGGACCTGCGCGGCTCCCTGCACAACCACAGCACTTATTCCGATGGCGCCCACTCCCTTCGGGAAATGGCCACTTTTCTGCGCGATAAAGGCTACGAGTACCTGGGTATCTGCGACCATTCACAGGCTGCCCACTACGCCAATGGCCTTAGCCCCGAGCGGGTACGCCAGCAGCACAAGGAAATAGACCAGCTCAATCAGGAACTGGCGCCTTTCCGCATTTTTAAGGGCATTGAGAGTGATATTCTCAGCGACGGCGCCCTGGACTACCCGCCCACGGTGCTGAATACCTTTGATTTTATTGTAGCCTCCGTGCACAGCAACCTGCGCATGGACGAGCAAAAGGCCACTACGCGCCTGCTACGGGCTATTGAAAACCCCTATACCACCATGCTGGGCCACCCCACCGGCCGCCTGCTGTTGCGCCGCGAGGGCTACCCCATCAACCACAAAGCCGTTATTGATGCCTGTGCCGCGCACGGCGTCATCATCGAAATTAACTCCAACCCCTGGCGGCTGGACCTGGACTGGCGCTGGGTACACTACGCCCTGGAAAAAGGCGTGCAACTCAGCATTAACCCCGATGCGCACCACACCGATGGCTACGCCGATATGCGCTACGGCGTGATGATGGGGCGCAAAGGCGGCCTCACCAAGGAAATGACTTTCAATGCGAAATCAGCGGAAGAAGTAGCGGCCTACTTTGCCCAGCGCAAAGCGGGTATTAAAGCGCCGCTGGAGTTTAAGGATTCCCTGTTTGGGTAA
- a CDS encoding EVE domain-containing protein has translation MMNFWLVKSEPAAYSWADFTRDGHTDWTGVRNFQARNYLQLMQPGDLVLFYHSVTDKQVVGVAEVAQPAAPDATAAPDSGWIAVQLRPQQALAQPVSLAQIKQDIRLNNIGLLRQSRLSVMNLRPEEFDAILELGS, from the coding sequence ATGATGAATTTCTGGCTAGTCAAATCTGAACCGGCGGCTTATTCCTGGGCAGATTTTACCCGGGACGGCCACACCGACTGGACCGGCGTACGCAACTTTCAGGCACGCAACTATCTGCAGCTGATGCAGCCCGGCGACCTGGTACTCTTTTATCATAGCGTGACCGACAAGCAAGTGGTGGGCGTGGCCGAAGTGGCCCAGCCTGCTGCCCCCGATGCTACGGCCGCGCCTGACAGCGGTTGGATAGCCGTTCAGCTACGTCCGCAACAGGCCCTGGCCCAGCCGGTCTCTCTTGCGCAAATTAAACAAGATATTCGATTGAATAACATCGGCTTGTTGCGCCAGTCCCGGCTTTCGGTTATGAACCTGCGGCCGGAGGAGTTTGACGCTATTCTGGAGCTGGGCAGCTGA
- a CDS encoding DUF4252 domain-containing protein produces MRHYSSLLLLLLSLLLGTASSCRTAAGPEKPARTVAEFFRKYEARPGFKAQTIEANFTTRLLLGQLGRLGGENDITSAVAALRSVRVLTFTPTASSARNLVERGLNEEVTGLLKSERYQPLPVAAAADASTQYNFSVRQDGDRVQEVVGTGKVENVPDSFVLLAISGNFTQDQLQQLLKILPGAVDQIAK; encoded by the coding sequence ATGCGCCACTATTCATCACTCCTCCTGCTATTGCTGAGCCTGCTGCTGGGCACCGCCTCCTCCTGCCGTACGGCCGCTGGCCCCGAAAAACCGGCCCGCACCGTGGCCGAGTTCTTCCGCAAGTATGAAGCCCGCCCCGGCTTCAAGGCTCAGACCATTGAAGCCAATTTCACAACCCGCCTGCTGCTGGGCCAGCTTGGCCGCCTGGGTGGAGAAAACGACATTACCTCCGCCGTGGCGGCGCTGCGCAGTGTGCGCGTGCTGACCTTTACGCCCACCGCTAGCAGCGCACGCAACCTGGTAGAGCGGGGCCTGAATGAGGAAGTAACCGGTTTGCTGAAGAGCGAGCGTTACCAGCCTCTGCCCGTAGCCGCCGCCGCCGATGCTTCCACCCAATACAACTTCTCCGTGCGCCAGGACGGCGACCGGGTGCAGGAAGTGGTAGGCACCGGCAAAGTAGAAAATGTACCCGATTCCTTTGTGCTGCTGGCCATATCCGGCAACTTCACCCAGGACCAGCTGCAGCAACTGCTAAAAATTCTGCCCGGTGCGGTAGACCAGATAGCCAAGTAA
- a CDS encoding OmpA family protein: MKHILATSTLLGLTLLAAAPKTEAQTADRKTAIGLNVSAMQYKGNFGSDYWKFGENKYAPGLTISRYLTPGLDLQLSGNYVEFKKTAPAGPNLYGSTFATNVVNVNLGLKLKLNNGWAMKEDSPIQPYLLLAPGLTYLSREGTINRDNQVINTAEDKNHFDVFGAAGINFQLGESVGLFVQTGQHFPLGANIDGDPSRDDNKIDDRFLQHTVGLNIALGKAKDTDADGVPDRKDKCPGTPAGVAVDEAGCPLDGDKDGVPDYQDKCPTEAGTAALEGCPDRDNDGVRDSEDECPDQAGTAALRGCPDADNDGVADKNDKCPDTPAGTQVDAEGCPLNLDKDGDGVPDNRDKCPGTPTGAQVDSTGCRVIDPALFNKVKPVQFETNSTVIKRSAYPTLDNMIKILELYPEYSLRISGHADSRGTDEYNQGLSERRANSAKRYFTNKKVDPNRVTTEGFGESMPAAPNTSAKGMAKNRRVEFKFEFYIPSQPQP; the protein is encoded by the coding sequence ATGAAACACATTTTAGCAACCTCAACTCTCTTGGGTCTGACGCTCCTGGCGGCTGCCCCCAAGACCGAGGCGCAAACAGCCGACCGAAAGACGGCTATTGGCCTCAACGTCAGCGCCATGCAGTACAAAGGTAACTTCGGTTCCGACTACTGGAAGTTCGGTGAAAACAAGTACGCGCCCGGCCTCACCATTAGCCGCTACCTGACCCCCGGTCTGGACCTGCAGCTGAGCGGTAACTACGTAGAGTTCAAGAAGACGGCTCCTGCCGGCCCTAACCTCTACGGCAGCACTTTCGCTACCAACGTAGTAAACGTGAATCTGGGCCTGAAGCTGAAGCTGAACAACGGCTGGGCTATGAAGGAAGATTCCCCCATTCAGCCCTATCTGCTGCTGGCTCCCGGGCTCACGTACCTGAGCCGCGAAGGCACCATCAACCGCGACAACCAGGTTATTAATACGGCCGAAGACAAGAACCACTTCGATGTGTTCGGTGCCGCTGGTATCAACTTCCAGCTGGGTGAGTCGGTAGGTTTGTTTGTGCAGACCGGCCAGCACTTCCCGCTGGGCGCCAACATTGACGGCGACCCTTCCCGCGACGATAACAAGATTGATGACCGTTTCCTACAGCACACCGTGGGCCTGAACATTGCCCTGGGCAAAGCCAAGGATACTGATGCGGATGGTGTTCCGGACCGGAAAGATAAATGCCCCGGCACCCCCGCCGGTGTAGCCGTAGATGAAGCCGGCTGCCCCCTGGATGGTGACAAGGATGGTGTACCGGATTACCAGGATAAGTGCCCCACGGAAGCCGGTACGGCTGCGCTGGAAGGCTGCCCCGACCGTGACAACGACGGCGTGCGTGACTCCGAAGATGAGTGCCCCGACCAGGCCGGTACCGCTGCTCTGCGCGGCTGCCCCGATGCCGATAACGACGGCGTAGCTGACAAAAACGATAAGTGCCCCGATACCCCCGCTGGTACGCAGGTAGACGCCGAAGGCTGCCCCCTGAACCTGGATAAGGACGGCGACGGTGTGCCAGACAACCGTGATAAGTGCCCCGGCACGCCCACCGGTGCCCAGGTAGACTCTACCGGCTGCCGCGTAATTGACCCCGCTCTGTTCAATAAGGTGAAGCCAGTGCAGTTTGAAACCAACAGCACGGTTATTAAGCGCAGCGCTTACCCCACCCTGGACAACATGATTAAGATTCTGGAACTGTACCCTGAGTACAGCCTGCGCATCTCGGGCCACGCCGATAGCCGCGGTACCGATGAGTACAACCAGGGTCTGTCGGAGCGTCGTGCAAACTCGGCCAAGCGCTACTTCACCAACAAGAAAGTAGATCCAAACCGCGTAACCACGGAAGGCTTTGGTGAGTCGATGCCAGCTGCGCCGAATACCTCGGCGAAGGGCATGGCGAAAAACCGCCGCGTAGAATTCAAGTTTGAGTTCTACATCCCCAGCCAGCCACAGCCCTAA
- a CDS encoding aminopeptidase P N-terminal domain-containing protein, with protein sequence MRYGSIDPQLFIQNRRNFTLLLPPASMAIFQANDVMPTNADGTMPFRQNNDLFYLSGVDQEESILLLFPDATLPQHREILFLKETSEHILVWEGYKLTKDEARAQSGVKSIMWLDSFPSVLIALMNEAENVYLNTNEHIRAVVEVETRDARFAKKIKADYPLHNYRRAAPLMHRLRAIKSEEEIRLMRQACNITEKAFRRLLGFVKPGVMEYEIEAELYHEFLRNASRGPAYGSIIASGANACILHYVSNDRQCKDGDVILLDFGAEYANYAADLSRSIPVNGTFTKRQRQVYDAVLRVMKFATSQLVAGNNIEDYHAAVGRTMEQELIKLDLLNEQDVRNQDPAAPLYKKYFMHGTSHYLGLDVHDVGFKYRPFEAGMVYTCEPGIYIREEGLGIRLENDILITKTGNEDLMKNIPLEADDIERLMRR encoded by the coding sequence ATGCGTTACGGCTCCATCGATCCGCAGCTTTTCATCCAGAACCGCCGCAATTTTACCCTACTGCTGCCCCCGGCATCGATGGCCATTTTTCAGGCCAATGATGTGATGCCGACCAATGCCGACGGCACCATGCCGTTCCGGCAGAACAACGACTTGTTTTACCTGTCCGGGGTAGATCAGGAGGAAAGCATTCTGCTGCTGTTCCCGGATGCCACGCTGCCCCAGCACCGCGAAATTCTGTTCCTGAAGGAAACCAGCGAGCATATTCTGGTGTGGGAAGGCTATAAGCTGACCAAGGACGAGGCCCGCGCGCAGTCCGGCGTGAAGTCCATCATGTGGCTCGACTCTTTTCCCTCGGTGCTGATAGCCCTGATGAACGAGGCCGAAAACGTGTACCTGAACACCAATGAGCATATCCGGGCCGTGGTGGAGGTGGAAACGCGTGATGCGCGCTTCGCTAAAAAAATCAAAGCAGATTATCCGCTGCACAATTACCGCCGCGCGGCTCCGCTGATGCACCGCCTGCGGGCCATTAAGAGCGAGGAAGAAATCCGGCTGATGCGCCAGGCCTGCAACATCACGGAAAAGGCCTTCCGCCGCCTGCTGGGCTTTGTGAAGCCCGGCGTGATGGAGTATGAAATTGAGGCCGAGCTGTACCACGAGTTCCTGCGTAATGCCTCGCGCGGCCCGGCCTACGGCAGCATCATTGCCTCCGGCGCCAACGCCTGCATTCTGCACTACGTCAGCAACGACCGGCAATGCAAAGACGGCGACGTCATCCTGCTGGACTTTGGTGCTGAGTACGCCAACTACGCCGCCGACCTGTCCCGCTCCATTCCGGTCAACGGCACCTTCACCAAGCGCCAGCGCCAGGTGTACGATGCCGTGCTGCGCGTAATGAAGTTTGCCACCTCCCAACTGGTAGCCGGCAACAACATTGAGGACTACCACGCCGCTGTGGGCCGCACTATGGAGCAGGAGCTCATTAAGCTGGATTTGCTGAACGAACAGGACGTGCGCAACCAGGACCCCGCCGCCCCGCTCTACAAGAAGTACTTCATGCACGGCACCTCCCACTATCTGGGCCTGGATGTGCACGATGTAGGGTTTAAATATCGCCCCTTCGAGGCCGGCATGGTGTACACCTGCGAGCCTGGTATTTATATCCGGGAAGAGGGCCTGGGTATTCGCCTGGAAAATGATATTCTCATTACCAAAACCGGCAATGAGGACCTGATGAAAAATATCCCGCTGGAAGCCGACGATATTGAGCGCCTCATGCGCCGCTAA
- a CDS encoding glycosyltransferase family 9 protein produces the protein MSDASSRAVLLIQTAFIGDVILATALLEHLHQTEPDTPVDFLVRKGNEGLVQNHPHVRNVLVWDKKKAKYRGLWQLLKQIRQTKYERVITLQRFASTGFLTAFSGAPQRIGFDKNPFCSRFTMAIPHLIGAGIHEVSRNLHLLDPAYEGPLTPPRLYPTAADEAAATQVASLAGDSPYICIAPTSVWFTKQFPEEQWVKLLAALPPRYTVFLLGGPPDVAACQQLLERSNRPHVYNTAGKLSLLASAALMRGAMLNYVNDSAPMHLCSAVGAPTCAVYCSTVPYFGFGPLSPFARVVMLEEELACQPCGLHGHRKCPLNHFHCAHGIQTSQLLAVLAEAEIHNSIHLLACDK, from the coding sequence ATGTCCGACGCCTCTTCCCGTGCTGTTCTGCTGATTCAGACTGCCTTTATCGGCGACGTCATTCTGGCCACGGCCCTGCTGGAGCACCTGCACCAAACGGAGCCCGACACGCCGGTAGATTTTCTGGTCCGCAAAGGCAATGAGGGTCTGGTGCAAAACCACCCGCACGTGCGCAACGTGCTGGTGTGGGATAAGAAAAAAGCCAAATACCGTGGCCTGTGGCAGCTGCTGAAGCAAATCCGGCAGACGAAGTACGAGCGGGTTATTACCCTGCAGCGCTTTGCCTCCACGGGTTTTCTCACGGCCTTCTCGGGGGCTCCGCAGCGCATCGGCTTCGATAAAAACCCGTTCTGCTCCCGCTTTACCATGGCCATTCCGCACCTGATTGGGGCCGGCATCCATGAAGTATCGCGCAACCTGCACCTGCTGGACCCGGCTTACGAAGGTCCGCTTACGCCCCCCCGCCTCTACCCTACCGCCGCCGATGAAGCCGCCGCCACCCAGGTGGCCAGCCTGGCCGGGGACAGTCCTTATATCTGTATTGCCCCTACTTCCGTCTGGTTTACCAAGCAGTTTCCGGAGGAGCAGTGGGTAAAGCTGCTGGCCGCGCTGCCACCCCGCTATACCGTGTTTCTACTGGGCGGCCCACCTGATGTAGCCGCCTGCCAGCAGCTGCTGGAGCGCAGCAACCGGCCACACGTATATAATACCGCCGGCAAGCTTTCCCTGCTGGCTTCCGCCGCCCTCATGCGCGGGGCCATGCTCAACTATGTAAACGACTCGGCACCCATGCACCTGTGCTCGGCGGTAGGCGCTCCTACCTGCGCGGTGTACTGCTCCACGGTGCCCTACTTCGGGTTTGGGCCGCTGAGCCCGTTTGCGCGGGTGGTGATGCTGGAGGAAGAGTTGGCCTGCCAACCCTGCGGCCTGCATGGCCACCGCAAGTGCCCGCTCAACCACTTCCACTGCGCGCACGGCATCCAGACCAGCCAGCTGCTGGCTGTGCTGGCCGAAGCGGAGATTCATAATTCAATTCACTTATTAGCTTGCGACAAGTAA
- a CDS encoding M16 family metallopeptidase — protein MSDYDLYELPNGIRVLHKQVLHTKIAHCGFLLDIGSRDEKPEQQGLAHFWEHMAFKGTEKRKSFHILNRLETVGGELNAYTTKEKICFYASLLSTHFERAFELLTDLTFHSVFPEKEIEKERGVILEEMAMYHDAPEDAIIDDFDAVVFGNHSLGHNILGTKESVSGFQQGDFREFLGQNVRTNRLIFSSVSNLPFKEVKRLADKYLAPLQAQLGTHARTPFGHYQRIDRVERKPITQAHCLIGGPAYAIEDERRIPFFMLSNLLGGPGMNSRLNLAVREKYGLVYTIDSTYSPYTDTGLFGIYFGTEKKQVDRTISLVQKELKKLRTTPLGGLQLHTSKEQLMGQLAMAEESNGGLMQLLGKSTLDLGRVESLNEIFERVKRITSTELQELANDILREDNLSMLQYLPE, from the coding sequence ATGTCTGATTACGACCTGTACGAGCTGCCTAACGGCATCCGGGTTCTGCATAAACAAGTTCTGCACACCAAAATTGCGCACTGCGGCTTCCTGCTGGATATCGGTTCGCGCGATGAAAAGCCGGAGCAGCAGGGTCTGGCGCACTTCTGGGAGCACATGGCTTTCAAAGGCACTGAAAAGCGCAAAAGCTTCCACATCCTGAACCGGCTGGAAACCGTGGGGGGCGAGCTGAACGCCTACACCACCAAGGAGAAAATCTGCTTTTACGCTTCCCTGCTCAGCACCCACTTTGAGCGCGCTTTTGAGCTACTGACGGACCTGACCTTTCATTCCGTTTTTCCGGAAAAAGAAATTGAGAAAGAGCGCGGCGTGATTCTGGAAGAAATGGCCATGTACCACGATGCCCCCGAAGACGCCATCATCGATGATTTCGACGCCGTGGTGTTTGGCAATCATTCCCTGGGCCACAATATTCTGGGCACCAAGGAAAGCGTGAGTGGTTTTCAGCAAGGTGATTTTCGGGAGTTTCTGGGCCAGAATGTGCGCACCAACCGGCTTATCTTCAGCTCCGTCAGCAACCTGCCTTTCAAGGAAGTAAAGCGGCTGGCTGATAAATACCTGGCGCCGCTGCAGGCGCAGCTGGGCACCCACGCCCGCACCCCGTTTGGCCACTACCAGCGCATCGACCGGGTGGAGCGCAAGCCCATTACGCAGGCCCATTGCTTGATTGGCGGCCCGGCTTATGCTATTGAAGACGAGCGGCGCATTCCGTTTTTCATGCTGAGCAACCTGCTGGGTGGCCCCGGCATGAACTCCCGCCTGAACCTGGCCGTGCGCGAGAAATACGGCCTGGTGTATACCATCGACTCTACCTACTCGCCCTACACCGATACCGGCCTGTTCGGCATCTACTTCGGCACCGAGAAAAAGCAGGTAGACCGCACCATTTCCCTGGTTCAGAAAGAGCTGAAGAAGCTGCGCACCACGCCGCTGGGCGGCCTGCAGCTGCACACGTCCAAAGAGCAGCTCATGGGTCAGCTGGCCATGGCCGAAGAAAGCAACGGCGGCCTGATGCAGCTCCTGGGCAAAAGCACCCTGGATCTGGGCCGCGTGGAGTCGCTCAATGAAATTTTTGAGCGGGTAAAGCGCATAACGTCCACGGAGCTGCAGGAGCTGGCCAATGATATCCTGCGCGAGGACAACCTGAGCATGCTGCAGTACCTGCCGGAGTAA